ATAATTTATTTCCAATAAGGTCTTCAGCAATACGTTGTAGAACAATTAAATCCTTATCATCCAGCTCCTCTAATTGATACCGCTTCATAAATTTCTCTAGCTTCTTTACATCTTTTGGTTTTTCTTCTTTCCCGCCAAATAACCCCATACGCTTTTCCTCCTATTAGTAAACTTAAACAGCATTCAAAACTATTCAATTATAGTTTGAGAAAAAATAAAAATAGTATACTTACTTGGCAAGGCACAATTTGGTCTACTATAAGTTTATATTGCTACATACTAGATATAGAAGAAGTTGTACTATCATTGAAAAATGATAAGTATGTGAGTGCATAATTTAAATCTGGCTGGGACATAACGGTCTCTAAACAGTTAAAAAACACTTCTGGTTATCAAAAACACGAGACTCCTGCGGGAAAAGTAAACGCTGAAGATCATCAGGAGTCATCTTCCCCCGATTAGCTGAATCCTTGCCCTCAGCAAGCGAGTGTATTTTTGGTAAGCAGTCTAACATAACAAACCATTAAATAAGGTTGCCTAGCACTAATGAATTTAGTAGTAAGGCAACCTTATTTTTTTGTGAATTAGCTAATTTGATTATATGATATCAGTCTGTGAATATGGACAGCTAAATACGTAAGTTCATCGTTATGAATATCATTCCCATACACTTGTTTAATGTATTCTTTGATTTTAAATGCTACATTCATTGCTTCAGGGTACAAACTGGCAATCTGCTCAAAGAGCATATTATCCTCATCCTCAAGCATTTTGTCAGAAAAAAAACGTTCTACAAAGAATTTCACATGTGTAATAAAACGCGTATAATGAATGTTGTCCGTGTCCATATTGATATTTAATGTGTAGCGAACTAAGTTAACGACGCTCCCAATCATTTTCGCTTGTCTCATACTATCTTTCGATTCCCGTTCTTTTCCGTGCGCATTAATGATATGAAAAGCAATATTTGCTGCTTCCTCTTTTGGTAACTCAATATCCATTGTTTCATTAACTCTATTTAAGGCGAATTCACCGACTTTAAATTCCTCTGTATAATAGTTTTTTATTTCCCAATATACTCGGTTAGTTAAATTGATA
The genomic region above belongs to Bacillus sp. A301a_S52 and contains:
- a CDS encoding PRD domain-containing protein; the protein is MIKIKKVLNTSVILVENDEKKEYILFGKGIGFGQKIGNVIEEDQADQLFMPVENTKVKELISLLDSIPPVYIDLTQEIVSYAEETLGEKLNSGIFFTLMDHLSFAVERYKKNINLTNRVYWEIKNYYTEEFKVGEFALNRVNETMDIELPKEEAANIAFHIINAHGKERESKDSMRQAKMIGSVVNLVRYTLNINMDTDNIHYTRFITHVKFFVERFFSDKMLEDEDNMLFEQIASLYPEAMNVAFKIKEYIKQVYGNDIHNDELTYLAVHIHRLISYNQIS